In Nicotiana tabacum cultivar K326 chromosome 2, ASM71507v2, whole genome shotgun sequence, the following proteins share a genomic window:
- the LOC107768346 gene encoding reticulon-like protein B8: MPEKITAEALLNNIVESIADGLSKQKSGSFFEEEKSSLVNAQLNRLFGRQKPVHHILGGGRSADVLLWRNKKISAGVLASATAIWVLFEWLNYNFLSLVCFALVIGMIAQFLWKNASGIMNRSPAKVPRLVLPDDLFISIAKSIGAEVNRGLRFLQDVACGGNIKQFLVVVVSLWVAAIIGSWCNFLTVLYIGFVAAHTLPVLYERYDDKVDGFVYNALERLQGHYKKLDRGILSRIPTGKFRLKKFE, encoded by the exons ATGCCTGAGAAAATTACAGCTGAGGCTCTTCTGAACAACATTGTGGAATCAATTGCTGATGGGCTGTCGAAGCAGAAGTCGGGGTCCTTCTTTGAAGAGGAGAAATCAAGCTTGGTTAATGCTCAGCTCAATAGGCTATTTGGCCGTCAAAAGCCAGTACACCATATCTTAGGTGGAGGCAGAT CTGCTGACGTGCTGTTATGGAGAAACAAGAAAATCTCAGCTGGTGTTTTAGCCAGTGCCACAGCCATCTGGGTGCTATTTGAGTGGCTGAACTACAATTTTCTTTCACTTGTATGCTTTGCTCTTGTCATTGGTATGATTGCTCAGTTTCTTTGGAAAAATGCCTCTGGCATAATGAACAG GTCTCCAGCTAAAGTTCCTCGTCTTGTCTTACCTGATGACCTTTTCATCAGCATTGCCAAGTCTATAGGTGCTGAAGTAAACCGTGGTTTGCGCTTCCTTCAAGATGTTGCCTGTGGGGGTAACATCAAACAATTCTTAGTG GTTGTGGTGAGCTTATGGGTTGCTGCTATTATTGGAAGCTGGTGCAATTTTTTGACTGTTCTGTATATTG GCTTTGTTGCTGCGCACACGCTCCCAGTTCTGTATGAAAGATATGATGATAAAGTTGATGGCTTTGTATATAATGCCCTCGAACGGCTTCAAGGCCATTACAAAAAGCTGGATCGTGGTATCCTCAGCAGAATCCCGACGGGCAAATTCAGGCTAAAGAAGTTTGAATAG